The following are from one region of the Gossypium hirsutum isolate 1008001.06 chromosome D03, Gossypium_hirsutum_v2.1, whole genome shotgun sequence genome:
- the LOC107929200 gene encoding probable serine/threonine-protein kinase SIS8 isoform X1: protein MAGDDSVASLYRVLVDRCLSLEASHVKLREEFDELVQQDKRSDEEEVMVASDSGDSTSNPVVVTFPGYFSTGTPFKNVLDSIGHAIHVSSTTSGRITFWNRSAENLFGWKSNEVLGQRERALLIAEEYHAPLKKIMEKLISGQSWSGQFPFKRRSGEIFMALVSKSPLYEDGQLTGVVTVSSDAAIYNGLNSENTGPYQDHSRPRRSKMKGMQWHPPRPQIASSVSNLASKFLLKKQDGVSNSCTKSMEEQDAATSTVDKLETPNIAEGELNSSFLDWRNTAVGISSQKDETAFDLAQPKKIAAKVLAKLQIGGPSNHSNEDDECPQRTDATSRSATNDVKNEHNVSRGLKTSIQNHLNSSSMAENAILSVEKRTSPTLVEERSVVDSSREYNGKFSVTRITESTAGLACQVNENELDLEFLNMDASVMEDELQKQTDGKGFSSLGNSTGSQENQSSKGDNNESNSMVDCEIRWEDLHLGEEVGQGSYAVVYRGIWNGSDVAVKVYFAGEYKESTLLDYKKEIDIMRKLRHPNVLLFMGAVYSQERLAIVTEFLPRGSLFKALHKNNQALDVKRRMRMALDVARGMNYLHHRNPPIVHRDLKSSNLLVDRNWNVKVGDFGLSRWKNGTFLTTKSGRGTPQWMAPEVLRNEPSNEKSDVFSFGVILWELMTVSIPWNNLNSLQVVGVVGFMDRRLELPEGLDPQIESIIRDCWQSNPENRPSFEDIINRMTGIVQKSAIGLGRRHSEP from the exons ATGGCTGGGGATGACTCAGTAGCGAGTCTCTATCGAGTTTTAGTGGATCGGTGTTTGAGTTTGGAAGCGAGTCATGTTAAGTTAAGAGAAGAGTTTGATGAGCTTGTGCAGCAAGATAAAAGAAGTGATGAAGAAGAAGTTATGGTAGCGTCAGATTCAGGCGATTCCACGTCAAATCCCGTCGTCGTAACTTTTCCCGGTTACTTCTCGACGGGAACACCTTTTAAGAACGTGTTGGATTCCATTGGACATGCTATCCATGTCTCCTCGACTACTTCGGGAAGGATtacattttg GAATCGCTCAGCTGAAAATCTTTTCGGATGGAAGTCCAATGAAGTCTTGGGACAAAGAGAGAGAGCACTTCTAATAGCTGAAGAATACCATGCTCCCCTTAAGAAAATTATGGAGAAGTTGATCTCTGGGCAATCATGGTCAGGTCAGTTCCCTTTCAAGAGGAGATCAGGTGAAATATTTATGGCCTTGGTGAGTAAAAGTCCATTGTATGAAGATGGTCAGCTTACTGGTGTGGTAACAGTTTCAAGTGATGCGGCCATTTATAATGGTTTAAATTCAGAGAATACGGGACCATATCAGGATCATAGTAGACCAAGGAGGTCAAAGATGAAAGGCATGCAGTGGCATCCACCACGGCCACAGATTGCATCATCTGTTTCTAATCTG GCTTCAAAATTTCTACTCAAGAAACAAGATGGTGTAAGCAACTCATGTACTAAGTCAATGGAAGAACAGGATGCTGCAACAAGTACAGTAGACAAGTTAGAGACTCCTAATATAGCA GAAGGTGAACTTAACTCCAGTTTCCTTGACTGGAGGAACACAGCTGTAGGAATTAGCTCTCAAAAGGATGAAACTGCATTCGATCTTGCTCAACCTAAGAAAATT GCTGCAAAAGTCTTGGCGAAACTGCAAATCGGGGGACCTAGCAACCACAGCAACGAAGATGATGAATGTCCTCAGAGAACGGATGCGACTAGTAGATCGGCAACTAATGATGTGAAAAATGAACATAATGTTTCTAGGGGTTTAAAAACATCAATTCAGAACCACCTCAATTCTTCCTCTATGGCTGAAAATGCAATTTTAAGTGTAGAAAAGCGCACTAGTCCAACACTTGTTGAAGAGAGATCTGTTGTAGACTCTTCGAGAGAGTACAATGGAAAATTTTCAGTAACCCGAATAACAGAATCCACCGCAGGATTAGCTTGCCAAGTAAATGAAAATGAATTGGACCTAGAGTTTCTAAATATGGATGCATCAGTGATGGAAGATGAATTACAAAAGCAAACAGATGGTAAAGGCTTCTCAAGCTTAGGGAACAGCACAGGCAGCCAAGAAAATCAATCAAGCAAAGGGGACAACAATGAGTCAAACTCTATGGTTGACTGTGAGATTCGCTGGGAAGACCTACATTTAGGGGAGGAGGTTGGACAAG GCTCTTATGCGGTTGTTTATCGTGGGATTTGGAATGGATCA GATGTTGCGGTTAAGGTCTATTTTGCTGGTGAATATAAAGAATCAACATTACTAGATTACAAAAAAGAG ATAGATATAATGAGAAAACTGAGACATCCAAATGTACTGCTGTTCATGGGAGCGGTGTACTCACAAGAACGACTTGCAATTGTCACCGAGTTCTTGCCTAG GGGAAGCCTATTCAAAGCACTCCACAAGAATAATCAGGCATTGGACGTTAAAAGGCGCATGAGGATGGCCCTTGATGTT GCTCGAGGCATGAATTATTTGCATCATAGGAATCCACCAATAGTGCATAGAGACCTAAAGTCTTCTAATCTCCTTGTTGATAGGAATTGGAATGTCAAG GTTGGAGACTTTGGCCTCTCTAGGTGGAAAAATGGAACTTTCTTAACCACAAAGTCTGGAAGAGGAACG CCCCAATGGATGGCCCCGGAAGTCCTCAGGAATGAGCCTTCAAATGAAAA GTCTGATGTATTCAGTTTTGGAGTTATCTTGTGGGAATTAATGACCGTCTCCATTCCATGGAACAACCTCAACTCTTTACAG GTAGTTGGAGTTGTAGGCTTCATGGATAGACGATTAGAGCTACCAGAAGGCCTTGATCCTCAGATAGAATCTATCATCCGTGACTGTTGGCAAAG TAATCCAGAAAATCGACCATCGTTTGAAGACATTATCAATAGAATGACAGGCATTGTCCAAAAATCTGCCATTGGATTAGGTCGAAGACACTCGGagccttga
- the LOC107929200 gene encoding dual specificity protein kinase shkD isoform X2, which translates to MAGDDSVASLYRVLVDRCLSLEASHVKLREEFDELVQQDKRSDEEEVMVASDSGDSTSNPVVVTFPGYFSTGTPFKNVLDSIGHAIHVSSTTSGRITFWNRSAENLFGWKSNEVLGQRERALLIAEEYHAPLKKIMEKLISGQSWSGQFPFKRRSGEIFMALVSKSPLYEDGQLTGVVTVSSDAAIYNGLNSENTGPYQDHSRPRRSKMKGMQWHPPRPQIASSVSNLASKFLLKKQDGVSNSCTKSMEEQDAATSTVDKLETPNIAAAKVLAKLQIGGPSNHSNEDDECPQRTDATSRSATNDVKNEHNVSRGLKTSIQNHLNSSSMAENAILSVEKRTSPTLVEERSVVDSSREYNGKFSVTRITESTAGLACQVNENELDLEFLNMDASVMEDELQKQTDGKGFSSLGNSTGSQENQSSKGDNNESNSMVDCEIRWEDLHLGEEVGQGSYAVVYRGIWNGSDVAVKVYFAGEYKESTLLDYKKEIDIMRKLRHPNVLLFMGAVYSQERLAIVTEFLPRGSLFKALHKNNQALDVKRRMRMALDVARGMNYLHHRNPPIVHRDLKSSNLLVDRNWNVKVGDFGLSRWKNGTFLTTKSGRGTPQWMAPEVLRNEPSNEKSDVFSFGVILWELMTVSIPWNNLNSLQVVGVVGFMDRRLELPEGLDPQIESIIRDCWQSNPENRPSFEDIINRMTGIVQKSAIGLGRRHSEP; encoded by the exons ATGGCTGGGGATGACTCAGTAGCGAGTCTCTATCGAGTTTTAGTGGATCGGTGTTTGAGTTTGGAAGCGAGTCATGTTAAGTTAAGAGAAGAGTTTGATGAGCTTGTGCAGCAAGATAAAAGAAGTGATGAAGAAGAAGTTATGGTAGCGTCAGATTCAGGCGATTCCACGTCAAATCCCGTCGTCGTAACTTTTCCCGGTTACTTCTCGACGGGAACACCTTTTAAGAACGTGTTGGATTCCATTGGACATGCTATCCATGTCTCCTCGACTACTTCGGGAAGGATtacattttg GAATCGCTCAGCTGAAAATCTTTTCGGATGGAAGTCCAATGAAGTCTTGGGACAAAGAGAGAGAGCACTTCTAATAGCTGAAGAATACCATGCTCCCCTTAAGAAAATTATGGAGAAGTTGATCTCTGGGCAATCATGGTCAGGTCAGTTCCCTTTCAAGAGGAGATCAGGTGAAATATTTATGGCCTTGGTGAGTAAAAGTCCATTGTATGAAGATGGTCAGCTTACTGGTGTGGTAACAGTTTCAAGTGATGCGGCCATTTATAATGGTTTAAATTCAGAGAATACGGGACCATATCAGGATCATAGTAGACCAAGGAGGTCAAAGATGAAAGGCATGCAGTGGCATCCACCACGGCCACAGATTGCATCATCTGTTTCTAATCTG GCTTCAAAATTTCTACTCAAGAAACAAGATGGTGTAAGCAACTCATGTACTAAGTCAATGGAAGAACAGGATGCTGCAACAAGTACAGTAGACAAGTTAGAGACTCCTAATATAGCA GCTGCAAAAGTCTTGGCGAAACTGCAAATCGGGGGACCTAGCAACCACAGCAACGAAGATGATGAATGTCCTCAGAGAACGGATGCGACTAGTAGATCGGCAACTAATGATGTGAAAAATGAACATAATGTTTCTAGGGGTTTAAAAACATCAATTCAGAACCACCTCAATTCTTCCTCTATGGCTGAAAATGCAATTTTAAGTGTAGAAAAGCGCACTAGTCCAACACTTGTTGAAGAGAGATCTGTTGTAGACTCTTCGAGAGAGTACAATGGAAAATTTTCAGTAACCCGAATAACAGAATCCACCGCAGGATTAGCTTGCCAAGTAAATGAAAATGAATTGGACCTAGAGTTTCTAAATATGGATGCATCAGTGATGGAAGATGAATTACAAAAGCAAACAGATGGTAAAGGCTTCTCAAGCTTAGGGAACAGCACAGGCAGCCAAGAAAATCAATCAAGCAAAGGGGACAACAATGAGTCAAACTCTATGGTTGACTGTGAGATTCGCTGGGAAGACCTACATTTAGGGGAGGAGGTTGGACAAG GCTCTTATGCGGTTGTTTATCGTGGGATTTGGAATGGATCA GATGTTGCGGTTAAGGTCTATTTTGCTGGTGAATATAAAGAATCAACATTACTAGATTACAAAAAAGAG ATAGATATAATGAGAAAACTGAGACATCCAAATGTACTGCTGTTCATGGGAGCGGTGTACTCACAAGAACGACTTGCAATTGTCACCGAGTTCTTGCCTAG GGGAAGCCTATTCAAAGCACTCCACAAGAATAATCAGGCATTGGACGTTAAAAGGCGCATGAGGATGGCCCTTGATGTT GCTCGAGGCATGAATTATTTGCATCATAGGAATCCACCAATAGTGCATAGAGACCTAAAGTCTTCTAATCTCCTTGTTGATAGGAATTGGAATGTCAAG GTTGGAGACTTTGGCCTCTCTAGGTGGAAAAATGGAACTTTCTTAACCACAAAGTCTGGAAGAGGAACG CCCCAATGGATGGCCCCGGAAGTCCTCAGGAATGAGCCTTCAAATGAAAA GTCTGATGTATTCAGTTTTGGAGTTATCTTGTGGGAATTAATGACCGTCTCCATTCCATGGAACAACCTCAACTCTTTACAG GTAGTTGGAGTTGTAGGCTTCATGGATAGACGATTAGAGCTACCAGAAGGCCTTGATCCTCAGATAGAATCTATCATCCGTGACTGTTGGCAAAG TAATCCAGAAAATCGACCATCGTTTGAAGACATTATCAATAGAATGACAGGCATTGTCCAAAAATCTGCCATTGGATTAGGTCGAAGACACTCGGagccttga
- the LOC107929200 gene encoding probable serine/threonine-protein kinase SIS8 isoform X3 has translation MEKLISGQSWSGQFPFKRRSGEIFMALVSKSPLYEDGQLTGVVTVSSDAAIYNGLNSENTGPYQDHSRPRRSKMKGMQWHPPRPQIASSVSNLASKFLLKKQDGVSNSCTKSMEEQDAATSTVDKLETPNIAEGELNSSFLDWRNTAVGISSQKDETAFDLAQPKKIAAKVLAKLQIGGPSNHSNEDDECPQRTDATSRSATNDVKNEHNVSRGLKTSIQNHLNSSSMAENAILSVEKRTSPTLVEERSVVDSSREYNGKFSVTRITESTAGLACQVNENELDLEFLNMDASVMEDELQKQTDGKGFSSLGNSTGSQENQSSKGDNNESNSMVDCEIRWEDLHLGEEVGQGSYAVVYRGIWNGSDVAVKVYFAGEYKESTLLDYKKEIDIMRKLRHPNVLLFMGAVYSQERLAIVTEFLPRGSLFKALHKNNQALDVKRRMRMALDVARGMNYLHHRNPPIVHRDLKSSNLLVDRNWNVKVGDFGLSRWKNGTFLTTKSGRGTPQWMAPEVLRNEPSNEKSDVFSFGVILWELMTVSIPWNNLNSLQVVGVVGFMDRRLELPEGLDPQIESIIRDCWQSNPENRPSFEDIINRMTGIVQKSAIGLGRRHSEP, from the exons ATGGAGAAGTTGATCTCTGGGCAATCATGGTCAGGTCAGTTCCCTTTCAAGAGGAGATCAGGTGAAATATTTATGGCCTTGGTGAGTAAAAGTCCATTGTATGAAGATGGTCAGCTTACTGGTGTGGTAACAGTTTCAAGTGATGCGGCCATTTATAATGGTTTAAATTCAGAGAATACGGGACCATATCAGGATCATAGTAGACCAAGGAGGTCAAAGATGAAAGGCATGCAGTGGCATCCACCACGGCCACAGATTGCATCATCTGTTTCTAATCTG GCTTCAAAATTTCTACTCAAGAAACAAGATGGTGTAAGCAACTCATGTACTAAGTCAATGGAAGAACAGGATGCTGCAACAAGTACAGTAGACAAGTTAGAGACTCCTAATATAGCA GAAGGTGAACTTAACTCCAGTTTCCTTGACTGGAGGAACACAGCTGTAGGAATTAGCTCTCAAAAGGATGAAACTGCATTCGATCTTGCTCAACCTAAGAAAATT GCTGCAAAAGTCTTGGCGAAACTGCAAATCGGGGGACCTAGCAACCACAGCAACGAAGATGATGAATGTCCTCAGAGAACGGATGCGACTAGTAGATCGGCAACTAATGATGTGAAAAATGAACATAATGTTTCTAGGGGTTTAAAAACATCAATTCAGAACCACCTCAATTCTTCCTCTATGGCTGAAAATGCAATTTTAAGTGTAGAAAAGCGCACTAGTCCAACACTTGTTGAAGAGAGATCTGTTGTAGACTCTTCGAGAGAGTACAATGGAAAATTTTCAGTAACCCGAATAACAGAATCCACCGCAGGATTAGCTTGCCAAGTAAATGAAAATGAATTGGACCTAGAGTTTCTAAATATGGATGCATCAGTGATGGAAGATGAATTACAAAAGCAAACAGATGGTAAAGGCTTCTCAAGCTTAGGGAACAGCACAGGCAGCCAAGAAAATCAATCAAGCAAAGGGGACAACAATGAGTCAAACTCTATGGTTGACTGTGAGATTCGCTGGGAAGACCTACATTTAGGGGAGGAGGTTGGACAAG GCTCTTATGCGGTTGTTTATCGTGGGATTTGGAATGGATCA GATGTTGCGGTTAAGGTCTATTTTGCTGGTGAATATAAAGAATCAACATTACTAGATTACAAAAAAGAG ATAGATATAATGAGAAAACTGAGACATCCAAATGTACTGCTGTTCATGGGAGCGGTGTACTCACAAGAACGACTTGCAATTGTCACCGAGTTCTTGCCTAG GGGAAGCCTATTCAAAGCACTCCACAAGAATAATCAGGCATTGGACGTTAAAAGGCGCATGAGGATGGCCCTTGATGTT GCTCGAGGCATGAATTATTTGCATCATAGGAATCCACCAATAGTGCATAGAGACCTAAAGTCTTCTAATCTCCTTGTTGATAGGAATTGGAATGTCAAG GTTGGAGACTTTGGCCTCTCTAGGTGGAAAAATGGAACTTTCTTAACCACAAAGTCTGGAAGAGGAACG CCCCAATGGATGGCCCCGGAAGTCCTCAGGAATGAGCCTTCAAATGAAAA GTCTGATGTATTCAGTTTTGGAGTTATCTTGTGGGAATTAATGACCGTCTCCATTCCATGGAACAACCTCAACTCTTTACAG GTAGTTGGAGTTGTAGGCTTCATGGATAGACGATTAGAGCTACCAGAAGGCCTTGATCCTCAGATAGAATCTATCATCCGTGACTGTTGGCAAAG TAATCCAGAAAATCGACCATCGTTTGAAGACATTATCAATAGAATGACAGGCATTGTCCAAAAATCTGCCATTGGATTAGGTCGAAGACACTCGGagccttga
- the LOC107929250 gene encoding cytochrome P450 87A3: MLVLWIGALVPLICITYWVYHWRNPRCNGKLPPGSMGFPLLGETLQFFSRNTTNDIAPFLKERMKRYGPVFKTSIVGQPVIVLTDPDLNHFVFLQEGQLFQSWYPDTFTKILGRQNVGSLHGFMFKYLKNMVLSLFGPENIKKMLPEVEQTACRRLQRWSIQETVELKEATAAMIFDLTAKKLISYDQDNASQNLRENFVAFIKGLLSFPLDIPGTAYHKCLQGRKNAMKMLKNLLNERRAMPGKSRSDFFDFVLEELQKEGTILTEEIALDLMFLLLFASFETTSMALTLAVKSLSDNPLVLKKLREEHETILRNRENTDSGLTWKEYKSMAYTFQFINETVRLANIAPVIFRKALREIHFKGYTIPAGWAIMVCPSAVHLNPAKYKDPLTFNPSRWEGVEINGATKNFMAFGGGMRFCVGADFAKVQMAVFLHCLVTKYRWEPIKGGNILRTPGLQLPDGFHIRLMEKTRME; encoded by the exons ATGTTGGTGTTGTGGATTGGAGCGTTGGTTCCCCTTATATGCATCACATATTGGGTTTACCACTGGAGGAATCCTAGATGTAATGGCAAACTCCCACCAGGTTCTATGGGTTTCCCACTTCTTGGTGAGACTCTTCAGTTCTTCAGCCGCAACACTACTAATGATATTGCCCCCTTTCTCAAAGAGAGAATGAAAAG GTATGGGCCAGTATTCAAGACGAGCATAGTGGGACAACCGGTAATCGTATTGACCGACCCGGATCTCAATCACTTTGTGTTTCTTCAAGAAGGGCAACTGTTTCAGAGCTGGTATCCTGATACGTTCACAAAGATCTTAGGACGTCAAAATGTAGGATCCTTACATGGCTTCATGTTCAAGTACCTAAAGAATATGGTGCTTAGTCTCTTTGGCcctgaaaatataaaaaagatgCTCCCTGAAGTTGAGCAAACAGCTTGTAGAAGGTTACAACGATGGTCAATCCAAGAAACAGTTGAATTAAAAGAAGCAACCGCTGCT ATGATATTTGATCTGACGGCCAAAAAGCTGATAAGTTACGACCAAGACAATGCCTCCCAGAATCTGAGGGAGAACTTCGTTGCCTTCATAAAAGGATTACTCTCCTTTCCCTTGGATATTCCTGGAACAGCATATCACAAATGTTTACAG ggAAGGAAAAATGCAATGAAAATGCTAAAGAACCTGCTAAACGAAAGGCGGGCAATGCCAGGGAAGAGCCGAAGTGACTTCTTCGATTTTGTCCTTGAAGAACTTCAGAAAGAGGGAACAATTCTAACAGAGGAAATAGCTTTGGATTTGATGTTCCTTCTACTATTTGCCAGTTTTGAAACAACTTCCATGGCTCTAACTTTAGCAGTAAAATCCCTTTCTGATAACCCTTTAGTGCTGAAAAAACTAAGG GAAGAGCATGAGACAATTCTACGAAACAGGGAAAATACAGACTCTGGGCTTACATGGAAAGAATATAAATCAATGGCATACACATTCCAG TTCATCAATGAAACAGTTAGACTAGCAAATATAGCGCCAGTAATATTCAGAAAAGCACTAAGAGAAATCCATTTTAAAG GATATACCATTCCAGCTGGTTGGGCAATAATGGTCTGTCCCTCAGCTGTGCACTTGAATCCAGCAAAATATAAAGATCCCCTGACCTTTAATCCATCAAGATGGGAG GGCGTAGAAATAAATGGAGCCACAAAGAATTTCATGGCATTTGGTGGTGGCATGAGATTTTGCGTCGGAGCAGATTTCGCTAAAGTGCAGATGGCTGTGTTTCTCCATTGCCTGGTTACAAAGTACAG GTGGGAACCAATCAAAGGAGGAAATATACTCCGAACTCCAGGTTTACAGCTTCCAGATGGCTTCCACATACGGCTTATGGAGAAAACTAGAATGGAGTAA